Proteins encoded by one window of Canis lupus dingo isolate Sandy chromosome 10, ASM325472v2, whole genome shotgun sequence:
- the LOC112675248 gene encoding non-histone chromosomal protein HMG-17-like: protein MPKRKAEGDDKGDKAKVKDEPQRRSARLSAKPAPPKPKRKPKKAPAKKGEKVPKGKKGKADAGKDGNTLQNMEMPKQTRHRKLKVLEMLEMPSEVFVFLITVYFW from the coding sequence ATGCCCAAGAGAAAGGCTGAAGGGGATGATAAAGGAGATAAAGCCAAGGTGAAGGATGAGCCACAGAGAAGATCTGCAAGGTTATCTGCTAAACCTGCTCCTCCAAAGCCAAAGCGCAAGCCTAAAAAGGCCCctgcaaagaagggagagaaggtacccaaagggaaaaaggggaaagctgatgctggcaaggatggaaATACCCTGCAGAACATGGAGATGCCAAAACAGACCAGGCACAGGAAGCTGAAGGTGCTGGAGATGCTGGAGATGCCAAGTGAAGTGTTTGTATTTTTGATAACTGTGTACTTCTGGTGA